In Spinacia oleracea cultivar Varoflay chromosome 5, BTI_SOV_V1, whole genome shotgun sequence, a single window of DNA contains:
- the LOC130461675 gene encoding F-box protein CPR1-like: MGIWLLVEEIMGKAVRSSNKESMQVMNPNNGGVSVIGSCNGFLYGFGYDSVADDYKFVWVLQLISQETGLSYSELLIYSLKSDSWIKVFDDVPIHFCSLCAGVFLKEHLHWVNLTNYNHTLLPIVSFNLSTHGFGEVPVAEIEMSPDTVMHAEVLDGCLSIFVDHEDNIEIFVMKEYGVSESWTKLFRITKATISDTIDRIIAFNTLLVELCYYWVKTLVMEDVSSVDSPCTKYDPCVRVENLLMLDHSTDFLKRRNVQEVHLK, from the exons ATGGGAATATGGCTGTTAGTTGAAGAGATTATGGGGAAAGCAGTTCGGAGCTCCAACAAAGAGAGTATGCAAGTTATG AACCCGAATAATGGAGGTGTTTCGGTAATAGGATCGTGCAATGGTTTTCT TTATGGGTTTGGTTATGATAGTGTGGCGGATGACTATAAGTTTGTTTGGGTTCTCCAATTGATTAGCCAAGAGACGGGTTTATCTTATAGTGAACTTCTGATTTATAGCTTGAAATCTGACTCTTGGATTAAGGTATTTGATGATGTTCCTATTCATTTCTGTAGTCTTTGTGCTGGTGTATTTCTGAAAGAACATTTACATTGGGTCAATCTTACTAACTATAATCACACTCTACTTCCTATAGTTAGCTTCAATCTTAGTACCCATGGTTTTGGTGAGGTGCCGGTGGCTGAGATTGAAATGTCTCCTGATACTGTCATGCATGCGGAGGTGTTAGATGGTTGTTTGTCTATTTTTGTTGATCATGAGGATAATATCGAGATATTTGTAATGAAAGAATATGGGGTTTCCGAATCATGGACTAAGTTATTTCGAATTACAAAAGCTACAATCTCCGATACTATAGATAGGATTATTGCCTTTAACACACTGCTTGTGGAACTTTGTTATTATTGGGTGAAAACCTTGGTAATGGAAGATGTTAGCTCCGTTGATTCACCTTGCACAAAATACGATCCTTGTGTACGTGTAGAGAACCTTCTTATGTTGGACCATTCTACTGACTTTCTCAAGAGGAGGAACGTACAAGAG GTGCACCTCAAATGA
- the LOC110794092 gene encoding cytosolic sulfotransferase 5, translated as METTKMNPSELEEETLVTVRDEEVEQLKKSLPKEFFMNKLELIKYQGFWYLADTDLFKSTLIFQRHFRARDSDLIVASFPKTGTTWLKSLLFSVVNRFNHPNNQSPLLTNHPHELVCRLENDIYGNAFDYPRPQHLSQLPSPRLFHTHLPYSTLPESIKFSGCRILYIARNPLDTLVSIMYFAMKPLKMLLGDDFQLPSIEDYFEEFCAGRIAHGPFFEHVVEYWKQSLEHPNKVLFLKYEDLKEDPTLELKRVAEFVGMPFSPGEESEGVIKELEEMCSINNLKGLEANKSGVINKIYDKKSYFRKGEVGDWTHYITPAMAERMNKLMEEKLKDTGLSFRLLPH; from the coding sequence ATGGAAACCACAAAAATGAATCCAAGTGAGTTAGAAGAAGAAACACTTGTTACCGTCCGTGATGAGGAAGTTGAACAGCTTAAGAAAAGTCTTCCTAAGGAATTTTTCATGAACAAGCTTGAATTGATTAAATACCAAGGCTTCTGGTATCTTGCTGATACTGATTTGTTCAAGAGTACTCTAATATTTCAAAGGCACTTTCGTGCTAGGGACAGTGATCTAATTGTTGCGAGCTTCCCTAAAACCGGTACCACTTGGTTGAAATCTTTGCTGTTTAGTGTTGTCAATCGTTTCAACCACCCTAATAACCAAAGCCCTTTGCTTACTAATCATCCACACGAGCTTGTATGCCGCCTAGAGAACGATATCTATGGCAACGCCTTTGATTACCCACGCCCTCAACATCTTAGTCAGCTACCTTCTCCAAGACTATTCCACACCCACTTGCCCTACTCTACTCTTCCAGAATCAATCAAGTTTTCTGGGTGTCGGATTTTGTATATTGCTAGAAATCCATTGGACACTCTTGTGTCAATCATGTACTTCGCTATGAAGCCGCTAAAGATGCTATTGGGGGATGATTTTCAGCTTCCTAGTATTGAGGATTACTTTGAGGAATTCTGTGCTGGGAGGATTGCTCATGGTCCTTTCTTTGAGCATGTGGTTGAATATTGGAAACAGAGTTTAGAGCATCCAAACAAGGTGTTGTTCCTCAAGTATGAGGATTTGAAGGAGGATCCAACACTTGAGCTAAAAAGAGTTGCGGAATTTGTTGGTATGCCGTTTTCTCCTGGTGAGGAAAGTGAAGGTGTGATCAAAGAATTAGAAGAGATGTGCAGCATCAACAACCTCAAAGGATTGGAAGCTAATAAAAGTGGAGTCATCAACAAGATCTATGATAAAAAGAGCTATTTTAGGAAAGGAGAGGTGGGGGATTGGACCCATTATATAACACCTGCTATGGCGGAGAGGATGAATAAATTAATGGAAGAAAAACTTAAGGATACTGGTTTATCATTTCGATTACTTCCTCACTAA